A stretch of Colletotrichum lupini chromosome 2, complete sequence DNA encodes these proteins:
- a CDS encoding MOZ protein represents a chromatin-associated acetyltransferase, translating into MSLRSLESHWKGLSQEQWLSDTNTESGRLEFEVPIGGLSGFHQGGHQGRSFWGANDIFRFLMIWRRVIVSVRDYLFAVYSIPNHLDAQCKPDCVSRSPRQIFRIFGNGPDSEVGIGVTLDERQGIHPMTSGGNSSLQTPPARLTFLYPHLFRTIRLSETTTATTSRAASKSCRRRGLAEVRRRGYAAFAPTPGAQQSGFAPRHGKGVEPVSATATTTTTPVPAPAGDGKEASPGQAAVGASKGATDDGVNPKTAAASATATASNTAENNAADATGAASGEQQQQQQQQPEEAEEAKAAKQEARDQAKKSGPLEAILHMGPPEEVAKQHPHMAPPPYVHHFDSYSLVKDLEGGGYSKDQAITLMKAIRAILAQNLDVAQESLVSKSDVENETYLFRAACSELSTEVKNNQKLADEEMRQKRTLLQHEVDILTQSLNQELLTLNDNVRGMFNDRKMAVREEQKAGDSVIQQINYKISLHLSSDAKSEIEGLRWILIRRSVIGILFMAVLTLGTLRYGTYVSHSKQAEAERMKKQAEMIKMADGKRDHSSAPDAAEILAAN; encoded by the exons ATGAGTCTGAGGTCTCTGGAGAGCCATTGGAAGGGTTTATCACAGGAACAATGGCTGAGCGATACGAACACGGAAAGCGGCCGGTTGGAATTTGAGGTTCCTATCGGGGGTTTGTCGGGTTTCCACCAAGGGGGGCATCAGGGCCGGTCATTTTGGGGCGCAAATGATATTTTTCGA TTTCTGATGATTTGGCGACGTGTCATTGTGAGCGTGAG GGATTACCTGTTTGCGGTGTACAGCATTCCCAATCACCTCGACGCCCAGTGTAAGCCAGATTGTGTAAGTCGTAGTCCTCGGCAGATTTTCCGCATTTTCGGAAACGGACCCGACAGCGAGGTCGGCATCGGGGTTACCTTGGATGAGCGGCAGGGGATCCACCCAATGACATCAGGGGGAAACAGCTCCCTCCAGACGCCG CCTGCACGATTGACGTTTCTGTATCCGCACCTTTTCCGGACGATACGCCTCAGCGAGACGACTACGGCGACGACGAGCCGCGCGGCGTCGAAATCATGTCGGAGACGGGGACTCGCCGAGGTTCGGAGACGAGGGTACGCCGCGTTCGCGCCTACGCCTGGAGCGCAGCAGTCGGGTTTCGCGCCGAGACACGGAAAGGGGGTCGAGCCTGTGTCTGCGActgcgacgacgacgacaacacCGGTGCCGGCGCCGGCGGGTGACGGAAAGGAGGCGAGTCCCGGGCAGGCTGCGGTCGGTGCGTCCAAGGGGGCGACCGACGACGGCGTAAATCCCAAGACGGCGGCAGCTtcggcgacggcgacggcATCGAATACAGCGGAGAATAACGCGGCCGACGCCACGGGTGCCGCCTCTGGAgaacaacagcagcagcagcagcaacagcccgAAGAGGCGGAGGAAGCCAAAGCCGCAAAGCAGGAAGCCCGCGACCAGGCGAAGAAGAGCGGGCCCCTCGAAGCGATCCTACACATGGGACCCCCCGAAGAGGTCGCCAAACAACACCCGCACATGGCGCCCCCGCCCTACGTGCACCACTTTGACAGCTACTCGCTCGTAAAAGACCTCGAGGGCGGCGGGTACAGCAAGGACCAGGCCATCACGCTGATGAAGGCGATCCGCGCGATCCTGGCCCAGAATTTAGACGTGGCGCAGGAGAGCCTGGTGAGCAAGAGCGACGTCGAGAACGAGACGTACCTGTTCCGGGCGGCGTGCTCGGAGCTGAGCACCGAGGTGAAGAACAACCAGAAGCTGGCGGACGAGGAGATGCGGCAGAAGAGGACGCTGCTGCAGCACGAGGTCGATATCTTGACGCAGAGCCTGAACCAGGAGCTGCTGACGCTGAATGATAACGTGAGGGGTATGTTTAACGATCGCAAGATGGCGGTGAGGGAGGAGCAGAAGGCTGGTGATAGTGTG ATCCAACAAATCAACTACAAAATCAGCCTCCACCTAAGCAGCGACGCCAAATCGGAGATTGAGGGCCTGCGGTGGATCCTGATCCGGCGGTCGGTGATTGGGATCCTGTTCATGGCGGTGTTGACGCTGGGCACGCTGCGGTACGGGACGTATGTGAGCCATTCGAAGCAGGCCGAGGCGGAGAGGATGAAGAAGCAGGCCGAGATGATTAAGATGGCGGACGGGAAGAGGGATCATAGCTCTGCGCCTGATGCGGCGGAGATTCTAGCGGCGAACTGA